One Ranitomeya variabilis isolate aRanVar5 chromosome 5, aRanVar5.hap1, whole genome shotgun sequence DNA window includes the following coding sequences:
- the UPK3A gene encoding uroplakin-3a, giving the protein MGVWRCLLVFGVALLQNDLAHAVAPLLCRSSVCNINPTQNTVTLERPYCFYISTTLNMVALYVVKDSAVSQQLALTSTYYTTDKGSTGPYVADTIANPDCSENPTTADVEKYVYRVGSNVNCFNSAYCNGPLDNNTVYRFKYAFYDANNALLHESDWSAPITTKQGVSSTNIDTWPGRRSGGMIVITSILSVLTFFVLAGLVAAIITYFMSPTKELEPTRHESRMGHVVPQSLEGGAAAVAAEGGERYSTTNLQS; this is encoded by the exons ATGGGGGTCTGGAGGTGTTTGCTTGTTTTTGGGGTCGCCCTGTTGCAGAATGATTTGG CACACGCCGTGGCGCCTTTATTGTGCCGCTCCAGTGTCTGCAACATCAATCCAACCCAGAATACTGTCACCTTAGAGAGACCCTACTGCTTCTATATAAGTACCACGCTGAACATGGTCGCCTTATACGTAGTGAAGGACT ctgctgtgagcCAGCAACTAGCGTTGACCAGTACCTACTATACGACGGATAAGGGAAGTACAGGACCGTATGTAGCGGATACTATTGCTAATCCCGACTGCTCTGAGAACCCCACCACCGCTGATGTAGAAAAATACGTGTACCGCGTGGGAAGTAATGTGAACTGCTTCAATAGCGCGTACTGCAATGGACCTCTGGACAACAACACTGTTTATAG gtttAAGTATGCATTTTACGATGCAAATAATGCATTGCTGCACGAGTCAGATTGGTCGGCTCCAATCACCACTAAACAAG GAGTATCTTCAACCAACATAGACACCTGGCCTGGTAGAAGAAGCGGTGGGATGATTGTCATAACCTCCATTCTTAGCGTGTTGACCTTCTTCGTCTTGGCAGGTCTGGTGGCCGCGATAATTACATATTTCAT GTCTCCGACAAAAGAACTGGAGCCTACAAGACATGAAAGCCGGATGGGTCATGTAGTGCCGCAGAGTCTGGAAGGAGGAGCTGCTGCTGTCGCCGCCGAGGGCGGTGAACGCTACTCTACCACCAACCTGCAATCCTGA